One Halichoerus grypus chromosome 1, mHalGry1.hap1.1, whole genome shotgun sequence genomic region harbors:
- the SUGP2 gene encoding SURP and G-patch domain-containing protein 2 isoform X2 — MAARRIAQETFDAVLQEKANRYHMDPSGEAVGEALQFKAQDLLRTVPRARADMYDDIPSDSRYTLAGSVAHPRDTGRESLRGDVFPGPSFRSSNPSVSEDNYFRKECGRDLEFSHPDSRDQVFGHRKLGHFRSQDWKFALRGSWEQDFAHSVSQESPWSQEYNFGPSALLGDFGSSRLIEKECLEKESRDYDVDRPGEADSVLRGSAQVQGRGRGLNIVDQEGALLGKGETQGLLPTKGGVGKLVTLRSVSTKKVPTVNRITPKTQGTNQIQKTTSSPDVTLGTNPGTEDIQFPTQIPLGLNLKDIRLPRRKMSFDLIDKSDVFSRFGIEIIKWAGFHTIKDDVKFSQLFQTLFELETETCAKMLASFKCSLKPEHRDFCFFTIKFLKHSALKTPRVDNEFLNMLLDKGAVKTKNCFFEIIKPFDKYIMRLQDRLLKSVTPLLMACNAYELSVKMKTLSNPLDLAIALETTNSLCRKSLALLGQTFSLASSFRQEKILEAVGLQDIAPSPAAFPNFEDSTLFGREYIDHLKAWLVSSGCPLQVKKAEPEPTQEEEKMVPPTKPEIQAKAPSGLSDVPQRADHKVVDTIDQLVTRVVGGSLSPKERALLKEDPAYWFLSDDSSLEYKYYKLKLAEMQRMSHTLPGADQKPTAAECAVRAMLYARAIRSLKKRLLPGRRRGLLRTQGLRGWKVRRATTGTQTLLSSGTRLKHHGRQAPGSLQGKLSQPDGNETAKDCPPDPAGSSPGEPSPEASGPSPKPAGVGVSEAPQTSSPCPSADVDTKTMETAEKLARFVAQVGPEIEQFSIENSTDNPDLWFLHDQNSSAFKFYRKKVFELCPSICFTSSPLNLHAGESADSQESPVDPVEGEGEFEDEPPQHEAELESPEVMPEEDEEDEEDEEEDEEGGEEGSTPRGASRSAGGAAKSEGSEGSPPTDGLPSEAAEDGPAGAPALSQASSGACFPRKRVSSKSLKVGMIPAPKRLCLIQEPKVHEPVRIAYDRPRGRPVSKKKKPKDFDFAQQKLTDKNLGFQMLQKMGWKEGHGLGSCGKGIREPVSVGTASEGEGLGADGQEHKEDTFDVFRQRMMQMYRHKRANK; from the exons ATCTTCTAAGGACAGTCCCAAGAGCCAGAGCAGATATGTATGATGACATTCCTAGTGACAGCAGATATACTCTGGCTGGATCTGTAGCCCACCCTCGAGACACTGGAAGAGAAAGCCTGAGAGGTGATGTATTTCCAGGACCTTCCTTCAGATCAAGCAATCCTTCTGTAAGTGAAGACAACTACTTTCGCAAAGAGTGTGGCCGGGATTTGGAATTTTCCCACCCTGATTCCCGAGACCAGGTTTTTGGCCACCGGAAATTGGGACATTTCCGATCTCAGGACTGGAAATTTGCACTCCGTGGCTCTTGGGAACAAGACTTTGCCCACTCCGTTTCTCAAGAATCCCCTTGGTCACAGGAGTATAATTTTGGTCCTTCTGCACTACTGGGGGACTTTGGTTCCTCCAGGCTGATTGAGAAAGAGTGTTTGGAGAAAGAGAGTCGGGATTACGACGTGGACCGTCCAGGggaggcagactctgtgctcaggggcAGTGCCCAAGTCCAGGGCAGAGGCCGAGGTCTAAACATCGTTGACCAGGAAGGGGCCCTTTTAGGGAAGGGAGAGACTCAGGGCCTGCTCCCAACTAAAGGGGGAGTCGGGAAACTTGTCACACTAAGAAGTGTGAGCACAAAGAAAGTACCCACTGTAAATCGTATTACTCCCAAAACTCAGGGCACCAACCAAATCCAGAAAACCACCTCAAGTCCTGATGTAACCCTGGGGACAAACCCAGGGACAGAAGATATCCAGTTTCCCACTCAGATCCCTTTGGGGCTCAATTTGAAGGATATTCGGCTCCCCAGAAGAAAGATGAGCTTTGACCTCATAGATAAGTCTGACGTTTTTTCAAGATTTGGGATAGAAATAATCAAATGGGCAGGATTCCATACCATAAAAGATGATGTTAAATTTTCCCAGCTTTTCCAGACTCTCTTTGAACTCGAAACCGAAACCTGTGCTAAAATGCTCGCTTCGTTCAAATGCTCCTTAAAACCAGAGCAcagagatttttgcttttttactatCAAATTTTTAAAGCACTCTGCTTTGAAAACACCCAGAGTTGATAACGAGTTTTTAAACATGCTTTTAGACAAAGGTGCTGTGAAGACCAAAAATTGCTTTTTTGAAATCATAAAGCCCTTTGACAAGTACATAATGAGGCTTCAAGACCGGCTCCTGAAGAGTGTAACACCCCTGCTCATGGCATGCAATGCCTATGAGCTGAGTGTCAAGATGAAGACCCTCAGTAACCCCCTGGACTTGGCTATTGCCCTGGAGACCACCAATTCTCTCTGCCGGAAATCTTTAGCCCTTTTGGGACAGACTTTCTCCTTGGCGTCTTCTTTCCGGCAAGAGAAAATCTTAGAAGCCGTGGGCCTCCAAGATATAGCTCCTTCTCCTGCCGCGTTTCCAAATTTCGAAGACTCTACTCTGTTTGGGAGAGAATACATCGATCACCTGAAGGCCTGGCTGGTCAGCAGTGGGTGTCCGCTCCAGGTCAAGAAAGCTGAACCTGAGCCAACccaagaggaggagaaaatggTTCCTCCGACCAAACCGGAAATTCAGGCCAAGGCTCCGAGTGGTCTGAGTGATG TCCCCCAGCGAGCAGATCACAAGGTGGTGGACACAATCGACCAGCTGGTCACTCGTGTTGTTGGAGGCAGCCTATCTCCCAAAGAGAGAGCTCTTCTCAAGGAGGACCCTGCTTACTG GTTTTTGTCTGATGACAGTAGTCTGGAATACAAATATTACAAACTGAAGCTGGCAGAAATGCAGCGGATGAGCCACACCTTGCCAGGAGCAGATCAAAAGCCAACAGCGGCAGAGTGTGCGGTCCGGGCCATGCTGTATGCTCGGGCGATCCGGAGCCTCAAGAAGAGGCTCCTCCCAGGCCGGCGGCGGGGGCTGCTCCGCACCCAAGGGCTCCGGGGCTGGAAGGTGAGGAGAGCAACCACTGGGACCCAGACCCTCCTCTCCTCGGGCACCAGACTGAAACACCATGGCCGGCAGGCTCCAGGTTCATTGCAGGGAAAGCTGTCCCAGCCAGATGGAAATGAAACTGCCAAGGACTGCCCACCTGACCCGGCCGGATCCTCTCCTGGGGAGCCCAGCCCAGAAGCCTCGGGCCCATCCCCCAAGCCAGCAGGAGTGGGAGTCTCTGAAGCCCCTCAgacctcctctccctgcccatcTGCTGACG TTGACACGAAGACCATGGAAACTGCAGAGAAACTGGCCAGATTTGTTGCTCAGGTGGGACCAGAGATTGAACAGTTCAGCATAGAAAACAGCACCGACAACCCTGACTTGTG GTTTCTCCATGACCAAAATAGTTCAGCCTTCAAATTCTATCGAAAAAAAGTATTTGAGTTATGCCCATCGATTTGTTTTACATCCTCTCCACTGAACCTCCACGCCGGTGAGAGCGCTGATTCTCAGGAAAGCCCCGTTGATCCcgtggaaggggaaggagagttTGAAGATGAGCCCCCGCAGCACGAGGCTGAGCTGGAAAGCCCAGAGGTGATGcctgaggaggatgaggaggacgaggaggatgaggaggaggatgaggagggggGCGAAGAGGGCTCCACTCCTAGAGGGGCCTCCAGGTCAGCAGGAGGGGCGGCCAAGTCCGAGGGCTCTGAGGGCAGCCCCCCCACCGATGGCCTCCCGAGCGAGGCAGCTGAAGATGGCCCAGCTGGTGCACCTGCCCTGTCACAGGCCTCCTCGGGGGCCTGCTTCCCCCGGAAGAGAGTCAGCAGCAAGTCCTTAAAGGTCGGCATGATTCCAGCTCCCAAGAGGCTGTGCCTCATCCAGGAGCCCAAAG TTCATGAACCAGTTCGCATCGCCTACGACAGACCTCGGGGTCGTCCCGTGTCCAAAAAGAAG AAACCCAAGGACTTTGACTTCGCCCAGCAGAAGCTGACTGACAAGAACCTGGGGTTCCAGATGCTGCAGAAGATGGGCTGGAAGGAGGGCCATGGCCTGGGCTCCTGTGGGAAGGGCATCAGGGAGCCCGTCAGCGT GGGAACTGCGTCGGAAGGGGAGGGGTTAGGTGCTGACGGGCAGGAGCACAAGGAAGACACATTTGACGTGTTCCGTCAGAGGATGATGCAGATGTACAGACACAAACGGGCCAACAAATAG
- the SUGP2 gene encoding SURP and G-patch domain-containing protein 2 isoform X5 — MYDDIPSDSRYTLAGSVAHPRDTGRESLRGDVFPGPSFRSSNPSVSEDNYFRKECGRDLEFSHPDSRDQVFGHRKLGHFRSQDWKFALRGSWEQDFAHSVSQESPWSQEYNFGPSALLGDFGSSRLIEKECLEKESRDYDVDRPGEADSVLRGSAQVQGRGRGLNIVDQEGALLGKGETQGLLPTKGGVGKLVTLRSVSTKKVPTVNRITPKTQGTNQIQKTTSSPDVTLGTNPGTEDIQFPTQIPLGLNLKDIRLPRRKMSFDLIDKSDVFSRFGIEIIKWAGFHTIKDDVKFSQLFQTLFELETETCAKMLASFKCSLKPEHRDFCFFTIKFLKHSALKTPRVDNEFLNMLLDKGAVKTKNCFFEIIKPFDKYIMRLQDRLLKSVTPLLMACNAYELSVKMKTLSNPLDLAIALETTNSLCRKSLALLGQTFSLASSFRQEKILEAVGLQDIAPSPAAFPNFEDSTLFGREYIDHLKAWLVSSGCPLQVKKAEPEPTQEEEKMVPPTKPEIQAKAPSGLSDAVPQRADHKVVDTIDQLVTRVVGGSLSPKERALLKEDPAYWFLSDDSSLEYKYYKLKLAEMQRMSHTLPGADQKPTAAECAVRAMLYARAIRSLKKRLLPGRRRGLLRTQGLRGWKVRRATTGTQTLLSSGTRLKHHGRQAPGSLQGKLSQPDGNETAKDCPPDPAGSSPGEPSPEASGPSPKPAGVGVSEAPQTSSPCPSADVDTKTMETAEKLARFVAQVGPEIEQFSIENSTDNPDLWFLHDQNSSAFKFYRKKVFELCPSICFTSSPLNLHAGESADSQESPVDPVEGEGEFEDEPPQHEAELESPEVMPEEDEEDEEDEEEDEEGGEEGSTPRGASRSAGGAAKSEGSEGSPPTDGLPSEAAEDGPAGAPALSQASSGACFPRKRVSSKSLKVGMIPAPKRLCLIQEPKVHEPVRIAYDRPRGRPVSKKKKPKDFDFAQQKLTDKNLGFQMLQKMGWKEGHGLGSCGKGIREPVSVGTASEGEGLGADGQEHKEDTFDVFRQRMMQMYRHKRANK, encoded by the exons ATGTATGATGACATTCCTAGTGACAGCAGATATACTCTGGCTGGATCTGTAGCCCACCCTCGAGACACTGGAAGAGAAAGCCTGAGAGGTGATGTATTTCCAGGACCTTCCTTCAGATCAAGCAATCCTTCTGTAAGTGAAGACAACTACTTTCGCAAAGAGTGTGGCCGGGATTTGGAATTTTCCCACCCTGATTCCCGAGACCAGGTTTTTGGCCACCGGAAATTGGGACATTTCCGATCTCAGGACTGGAAATTTGCACTCCGTGGCTCTTGGGAACAAGACTTTGCCCACTCCGTTTCTCAAGAATCCCCTTGGTCACAGGAGTATAATTTTGGTCCTTCTGCACTACTGGGGGACTTTGGTTCCTCCAGGCTGATTGAGAAAGAGTGTTTGGAGAAAGAGAGTCGGGATTACGACGTGGACCGTCCAGGggaggcagactctgtgctcaggggcAGTGCCCAAGTCCAGGGCAGAGGCCGAGGTCTAAACATCGTTGACCAGGAAGGGGCCCTTTTAGGGAAGGGAGAGACTCAGGGCCTGCTCCCAACTAAAGGGGGAGTCGGGAAACTTGTCACACTAAGAAGTGTGAGCACAAAGAAAGTACCCACTGTAAATCGTATTACTCCCAAAACTCAGGGCACCAACCAAATCCAGAAAACCACCTCAAGTCCTGATGTAACCCTGGGGACAAACCCAGGGACAGAAGATATCCAGTTTCCCACTCAGATCCCTTTGGGGCTCAATTTGAAGGATATTCGGCTCCCCAGAAGAAAGATGAGCTTTGACCTCATAGATAAGTCTGACGTTTTTTCAAGATTTGGGATAGAAATAATCAAATGGGCAGGATTCCATACCATAAAAGATGATGTTAAATTTTCCCAGCTTTTCCAGACTCTCTTTGAACTCGAAACCGAAACCTGTGCTAAAATGCTCGCTTCGTTCAAATGCTCCTTAAAACCAGAGCAcagagatttttgcttttttactatCAAATTTTTAAAGCACTCTGCTTTGAAAACACCCAGAGTTGATAACGAGTTTTTAAACATGCTTTTAGACAAAGGTGCTGTGAAGACCAAAAATTGCTTTTTTGAAATCATAAAGCCCTTTGACAAGTACATAATGAGGCTTCAAGACCGGCTCCTGAAGAGTGTAACACCCCTGCTCATGGCATGCAATGCCTATGAGCTGAGTGTCAAGATGAAGACCCTCAGTAACCCCCTGGACTTGGCTATTGCCCTGGAGACCACCAATTCTCTCTGCCGGAAATCTTTAGCCCTTTTGGGACAGACTTTCTCCTTGGCGTCTTCTTTCCGGCAAGAGAAAATCTTAGAAGCCGTGGGCCTCCAAGATATAGCTCCTTCTCCTGCCGCGTTTCCAAATTTCGAAGACTCTACTCTGTTTGGGAGAGAATACATCGATCACCTGAAGGCCTGGCTGGTCAGCAGTGGGTGTCCGCTCCAGGTCAAGAAAGCTGAACCTGAGCCAACccaagaggaggagaaaatggTTCCTCCGACCAAACCGGAAATTCAGGCCAAGGCTCCGAGTGGTCTGAGTGATG CAGTCCCCCAGCGAGCAGATCACAAGGTGGTGGACACAATCGACCAGCTGGTCACTCGTGTTGTTGGAGGCAGCCTATCTCCCAAAGAGAGAGCTCTTCTCAAGGAGGACCCTGCTTACTG GTTTTTGTCTGATGACAGTAGTCTGGAATACAAATATTACAAACTGAAGCTGGCAGAAATGCAGCGGATGAGCCACACCTTGCCAGGAGCAGATCAAAAGCCAACAGCGGCAGAGTGTGCGGTCCGGGCCATGCTGTATGCTCGGGCGATCCGGAGCCTCAAGAAGAGGCTCCTCCCAGGCCGGCGGCGGGGGCTGCTCCGCACCCAAGGGCTCCGGGGCTGGAAGGTGAGGAGAGCAACCACTGGGACCCAGACCCTCCTCTCCTCGGGCACCAGACTGAAACACCATGGCCGGCAGGCTCCAGGTTCATTGCAGGGAAAGCTGTCCCAGCCAGATGGAAATGAAACTGCCAAGGACTGCCCACCTGACCCGGCCGGATCCTCTCCTGGGGAGCCCAGCCCAGAAGCCTCGGGCCCATCCCCCAAGCCAGCAGGAGTGGGAGTCTCTGAAGCCCCTCAgacctcctctccctgcccatcTGCTGACG TTGACACGAAGACCATGGAAACTGCAGAGAAACTGGCCAGATTTGTTGCTCAGGTGGGACCAGAGATTGAACAGTTCAGCATAGAAAACAGCACCGACAACCCTGACTTGTG GTTTCTCCATGACCAAAATAGTTCAGCCTTCAAATTCTATCGAAAAAAAGTATTTGAGTTATGCCCATCGATTTGTTTTACATCCTCTCCACTGAACCTCCACGCCGGTGAGAGCGCTGATTCTCAGGAAAGCCCCGTTGATCCcgtggaaggggaaggagagttTGAAGATGAGCCCCCGCAGCACGAGGCTGAGCTGGAAAGCCCAGAGGTGATGcctgaggaggatgaggaggacgaggaggatgaggaggaggatgaggagggggGCGAAGAGGGCTCCACTCCTAGAGGGGCCTCCAGGTCAGCAGGAGGGGCGGCCAAGTCCGAGGGCTCTGAGGGCAGCCCCCCCACCGATGGCCTCCCGAGCGAGGCAGCTGAAGATGGCCCAGCTGGTGCACCTGCCCTGTCACAGGCCTCCTCGGGGGCCTGCTTCCCCCGGAAGAGAGTCAGCAGCAAGTCCTTAAAGGTCGGCATGATTCCAGCTCCCAAGAGGCTGTGCCTCATCCAGGAGCCCAAAG TTCATGAACCAGTTCGCATCGCCTACGACAGACCTCGGGGTCGTCCCGTGTCCAAAAAGAAG AAACCCAAGGACTTTGACTTCGCCCAGCAGAAGCTGACTGACAAGAACCTGGGGTTCCAGATGCTGCAGAAGATGGGCTGGAAGGAGGGCCATGGCCTGGGCTCCTGTGGGAAGGGCATCAGGGAGCCCGTCAGCGT GGGAACTGCGTCGGAAGGGGAGGGGTTAGGTGCTGACGGGCAGGAGCACAAGGAAGACACATTTGACGTGTTCCGTCAGAGGATGATGCAGATGTACAGACACAAACGGGCCAACAAATAG